TCTCGTCCCAATGGGAAATGGTGAGAACAACATCTCTGGACACTCTGCCCCACTTATCACTCTATCTTGGTATTCCTTGGGAGAACTTTTTGCATTTGCTCTGAACACATCTTCCCCAATTTTTGTCCCAATTCACCTCTCCGTGTGAAAACGTTCTTCAAATCGGCAACCTGATGTCTCTCCACTTTTCTACCCAACGGCTTCTTTACCTCAATTAGCACTGTTTCAATTCCCATAGCACTGACCTTACAGTTTCCCCCCTAATAATTGCCCTAAAAGTATAAGTATAGTTTTTCTTCAAATGTATGGCACGTTGTTGTCAGACTTTTCAGATTAGGAACGCAATTTTCCCTTGGTTTATTAACCGATCTGAAACTTGCCATATTTAGCCCCCAATCCTTGGCGTCAATTCCAATCGAAGTTGACCAAACTCCATAACCGGTCGCTCATGGACACCTTCCCTTCCTTCTCCTCGACACCCCCCAATACACCAACCATCCAGTCGGTGTGCAAACCCTGCCTCCGGGCCCCGTGGAGGATGAGCGATGGGCCCACGCTGGACTACGACTCGCTGCTGTCCCCAGCTGGCTCTTCCCtccccggcggcggcggcggagtcGGCGGTAGCGGCAGCCCCCCGCTGTCCCTGGTTGGGGTGGACGCCGAGCAGCGCACCGCTCTGGCCTTCGTGGGGCTCCTTATGCTCTTCCTGGTCTTCTTGCTGGTCAGGTGCTTCAGGATCCTACTGGACCCCTACAGTCGCATGCCCGCATCATCCTGGACTGACCACAAGGAGGGATTGGAAAGGGGTCAGTTTGATTATGCGTTGGTGTAGAAGGGGATCAAGAGGGGTGACGTTGCACACGGTTACAATTTGCCGGAATGGACTATGAATCTTTATTGGGAACGCCCAAGGAGATTATGGGTACTCGTTCACCTGGTTTAGGAGGACATGTCTTTTGTCTTTGTGTAAATAGGAGGCATAGGAGGACTGCACTCATGCAGGACcacaaaaagccaaaataatGAAGCTGCACAGCTGCCTTAACCTGACACGTTGTGGGCCACTAGCTTGACAGTACACAGCACATCATATGAGCAAAAtgtcaatatacagtggtacctcgagatacgagcttaatgcgttccgggattgagctcgtatgtcgatttactcgtatctcaaattaacgtttcccatagaaatgaactaaaaactaattaatttgttctaaccctctggaaaaaaacacaccaaaaacaggatattgaattggaaaaacatttttatttgttctaattcgccatctattaacaaagtaacaaataactagtggtttgatagtactaaaatgtgtttaatagtactaatttTGCGGATTGGAGAGAGAAAGACTTTTtggacggcaacacgctcgtaacataacataaataaatttaaatgaacttggattacgatgcagacacactgaaaaatgtatttaatctaacctcacactaaacttaattgtaattttgttttaaattttgatagctttcttctcccgggttggctctattggccccgcctccatcctTACGCAACccatcgagggttgtttgcttttgtattcccttcaaaatattcccaaaatgatgcacacaaatgtcctcacaataggataacgcacgaccacttgccaacgagaagtagtatatactcctcccgccattcgcactgactaacggaaaaaaacaccgaaaaaatgcaatgctccgcccccaaaaa
Above is a genomic segment from Stigmatopora argus isolate UIUO_Sarg chromosome 8, RoL_Sarg_1.0, whole genome shotgun sequence containing:
- the LOC144079457 gene encoding cortexin-1-like, producing the protein MDTFPSFSSTPPNTPTIQSVCKPCLRAPWRMSDGPTLDYDSLLSPAGSSLPGGGGGVGGSGSPPLSLVGVDAEQRTALAFVGLLMLFLVFLLVRCFRILLDPYSRMPASSWTDHKEGLERGQFDYALV